In Echinicola jeungdonensis, the genomic stretch TGCAAATCACTTGGACATTTTCAGCTTGAAGACTGTGAGGTTTATTCCTCCTGTGAACCTTGCCCTATGTGCCTGGGAGCCATTTATTGGGCAAGACCTAAGCGCGTATTTTTGCCAATACCAGAAAGGATGCCGCCAATGCTGGGTTTGATGATGATTTTATTTATCAGGAACTCCCGATTGCCCCTGAAAACAGGAAAATACCCATGATCCATTTTAAACAAAATGGAGCTAAGGAGGTATTCCAAATGTGGATCGACAAACCAGATAAGAAAATATACTGAATCCATTTTAATTAAATCAGTAACCAAAACCTTATGATTATGAATACTAGGAACATATTAATAATTATATCTCTTATCATTTTGGTGGCATGCTCGTCATCAAATGAGGATCAGTTTGAATATCAAGAGGAAAAAGTCTTGGACAAAGAA encodes the following:
- a CDS encoding nucleoside deaminase → MTEQQRTFMEMAISLAKEGMSSGKGGPFGCIVVKEGVVIGKGNNSVLSTNDPTAHAEIMAIRDACKSLGHFQLEDCEVYSSCEPCPMCLGAIYWARPKRVFLPIPERMPPMLGLMMILFIRNSRLPLKTGKYP